A stretch of Microbacterium sp. LWH3-1.2 DNA encodes these proteins:
- the helR gene encoding RNA polymerase recycling motor ATPase HelR produces MNTPSISDSNPSSPSADLTAFHLPARLAAKADPALIGRDEQHFAAIADTLERSIAGLELRLDELRRRPGGHGQAGVERDIEIHRVSARLRVLRRFGVDACLGRMVPADGSEPVYIGRFGLTDAAGHRLLVDWRTPAAESFFAATHAHPSGLVSRRRYRWTGGHVTDYWDEVFTAEGLDHNAALDDQSAFIASLGASRSPRMRDVLGTIQADQDAIIRAGSRGALVVDGGPGTGKTVVALHRAAYLVYSDPRLGEGRGGVLFVGPSPAYLSYVEDVLPSLGEESVQTCTLRDLVTEGAAAAPEIDPVVARLKADARMVDAIEPAVRLYEEPPTEGLLVETPWAELRFAPQDWAEAFASAEAGVPHNEARDQVWETVLDMLTDQVDGEEVPLHQLRRALALNEELTRAFGRAWPLVEASVLVSDLWRVPAYLRRCAPWLEPDEIAALERSDSAAWTTADLPLLDAARRRLGDPGASRRRREREAKLAQEREYMAQVVDRLKEAGDEMVQWLDGDDLRNSLVDESVLDTVDPDLLAGPFAHVVVDEAQELTDAQWRMLLARCPSRSFTVVGDRAQARHGFHESWQERLEHAGLTEVGVSSLTINYRTPSEVMIEAEPVIRAAIPDANVPTSIRSSGVPVRRGTVAERDGILAEWLDGHGEGVACVIGDPSFAPRERVRSLTPELAKGLEFDLVVLVEPSTFGDGIEGAVDRYVAMTRATERLVVLEG; encoded by the coding sequence GTGAACACCCCTTCGATCAGCGATTCCAACCCGAGCTCTCCCTCAGCCGACCTCACCGCCTTCCACCTTCCCGCCCGCCTCGCCGCCAAGGCCGACCCGGCGCTCATCGGCCGCGACGAGCAGCACTTCGCCGCGATCGCCGACACCCTCGAGCGCTCGATCGCGGGACTCGAGCTGCGCCTCGACGAGCTGCGCCGCCGCCCCGGCGGGCACGGCCAGGCGGGTGTCGAGCGCGACATCGAGATCCACCGCGTCTCCGCGCGGCTGCGGGTGCTGCGCCGCTTCGGGGTCGACGCGTGTCTGGGCCGCATGGTTCCCGCCGACGGCTCCGAGCCCGTCTACATCGGCCGCTTCGGACTCACGGATGCTGCCGGCCACCGCCTGCTCGTCGACTGGCGTACGCCCGCCGCCGAGTCCTTCTTCGCCGCCACGCACGCGCACCCCTCCGGCCTCGTGAGCCGCCGTCGGTACCGTTGGACCGGCGGCCACGTCACCGACTACTGGGACGAGGTCTTCACCGCCGAGGGACTCGACCACAATGCGGCCCTCGACGACCAGTCCGCATTCATCGCGAGCCTCGGCGCGAGCCGCTCGCCCCGCATGCGCGATGTGCTCGGCACGATCCAGGCCGATCAGGACGCGATCATCCGTGCCGGCTCACGGGGTGCGCTCGTCGTGGACGGCGGCCCCGGCACGGGCAAGACCGTGGTGGCGCTGCATCGCGCCGCGTACCTCGTGTACTCCGACCCGCGCCTCGGCGAAGGGCGCGGCGGAGTGCTGTTCGTCGGCCCGAGCCCCGCGTACCTCTCCTACGTCGAGGACGTGCTCCCGAGCCTCGGCGAGGAGAGCGTGCAGACCTGCACCCTGCGGGACCTCGTGACCGAGGGCGCAGCGGCGGCGCCCGAGATCGACCCCGTCGTCGCGCGCCTGAAGGCAGACGCGCGCATGGTGGACGCGATCGAGCCCGCCGTCCGGCTCTACGAGGAGCCGCCCACGGAGGGCCTGCTCGTCGAGACACCGTGGGCCGAGTTGCGGTTCGCTCCCCAGGACTGGGCCGAGGCGTTCGCGTCGGCCGAGGCGGGCGTGCCCCACAACGAGGCGCGCGACCAGGTCTGGGAGACGGTCCTCGACATGCTCACCGACCAGGTCGACGGCGAGGAGGTGCCGCTGCATCAGCTGCGGCGGGCGCTGGCCCTCAACGAGGAGCTGACGCGCGCCTTCGGTCGCGCGTGGCCGCTGGTCGAGGCATCCGTTCTCGTGTCCGATCTGTGGAGGGTCCCCGCGTATCTGCGCCGCTGCGCTCCCTGGCTCGAACCGGATGAGATCGCGGCGCTCGAGAGATCGGATTCCGCGGCCTGGACGACCGCGGATCTGCCGCTGCTCGACGCGGCCCGGCGCCGGCTGGGCGATCCGGGGGCGTCGCGACGACGCCGGGAGCGCGAGGCGAAGCTCGCGCAGGAGCGCGAGTACATGGCGCAGGTCGTCGACCGTCTGAAAGAGGCCGGCGACGAGATGGTGCAGTGGCTCGACGGCGACGACCTGCGCAACAGCCTCGTCGACGAGTCGGTGCTCGACACCGTCGACCCCGACCTGCTCGCGGGGCCGTTCGCGCACGTGGTCGTCGACGAGGCGCAGGAGCTCACGGATGCGCAATGGCGGATGCTGCTGGCCCGCTGCCCGTCGCGCAGCTTCACGGTGGTCGGCGATCGGGCGCAGGCACGGCACGGCTTCCACGAGTCGTGGCAGGAGCGCCTGGAGCACGCGGGTCTGACCGAGGTCGGCGTGTCGTCGCTCACGATCAACTACCGCACGCCGAGCGAGGTCATGATCGAGGCCGAGCCGGTGATCCGCGCCGCGATCCCCGACGCGAACGTGCCCACGTCGATCCGTTCGAGCGGGGTGCCGGTGCGCCGCGGCACGGTGGCGGAGCGCGACGGCATCCTCGCCGAATGGCTCGACGGGCACGGCGAGGGTGTGGCGTGCGTCATCGGCGATCCGTCCTTCGCCCCGCGGGAGCGGGTGCGCTCGCTCACCCCGGAGCTCGCGAAGGGGCTCGAGTTCGACCTCGTCGTGCTCGTCGAGCCGTCGACGTTCGGCGATGGGATCGAGGGCGCGGTCGACCGCTACGTGGCGATGACCCGCGCGACCGAGCGGCTCGTCGTGCTGGAGGGTTAG
- a CDS encoding arylsulfatase — MTADDRTSVVGEPLPPARVLPFAPKPSGSYAGRTLAESTYSPLPPERHLNENAPNVLVILIDDAGPALPAPLGGKVATPTLDRIRRGGIGYNRFHTTSMCSPTRASLLTGRNHHRVGAGQIAELANDWDGYSGHIPKSSATMAEVLRNYGYSTAAWGKWHNTPAEETTKAGPYENWPTGNGFEYFYGFLAGEASQYEPNLVRNTTSVLPPKSPEEGYHLSEDIADDAISWLRDHKALSPDKPFFMYWATGAIHGPHHVHKEWADKYKGVFDDGWDSYREDALAGAKAAGWVPEDAVLTPRPDSLQGWVDIPDHQKPFQARLMEVCAGFGEHADVQAGRVVDELERLGYADDTIVIYIWGDNGSSGEGQNGTISELLAQNMIPTTIDQHIAALEELGGLDALGTPATDNQYHAAWAWAGSSPYQGMKLMASHLGGTRNPMFIQWPGRIEHDPVPRTQFHHVIDLAPTIYEILGISHPDTVNGIPQDPIDGTSFAYSIDDKAAEGRHRVQYFEIMASRSIYEDGWIASTTGPRLPWVPGVPAGIQTWTPAEDKWELYNLDEDWSQSKDLADQHPEKLAGLKELFAIEAAKNKVLPIGGGLWVVPFHPELRISPPYTEWEFSGETFRVPEFCAPALGNKPNIVSIDVKVGDMANGVLYKLGGAGGGLTAFVVDGVLTYEYNLFLVQRTTIAATETLAPGDHTIEIETSYLEPRPGGPLSVVLRVDDAEVASGTVPVSAPLLFSANDCLDVGRAYGGAVSRAYVDKMPFAFDGEIGRVHVAYKVPAQA, encoded by the coding sequence ATGACCGCTGACGACCGCACCTCTGTCGTGGGGGAGCCGCTCCCACCCGCACGGGTGCTGCCCTTCGCGCCGAAGCCGTCGGGCAGCTACGCGGGCCGCACGCTCGCCGAGTCGACGTACTCGCCGCTGCCGCCCGAGCGCCACCTGAACGAGAACGCGCCCAACGTGCTCGTCATCCTCATCGACGACGCCGGGCCCGCGCTCCCGGCGCCCCTCGGCGGCAAGGTCGCCACACCGACGCTCGATCGCATCCGCCGGGGCGGCATCGGCTACAACCGCTTCCACACCACGTCGATGTGCTCGCCGACCCGCGCCTCGCTGCTGACGGGTCGCAACCACCACCGGGTCGGCGCCGGTCAGATCGCCGAGCTCGCCAACGACTGGGACGGCTACTCGGGCCACATCCCCAAGTCGAGCGCCACCATGGCCGAGGTGCTGCGCAATTACGGCTACTCGACCGCGGCGTGGGGCAAGTGGCACAACACGCCCGCCGAAGAGACGACGAAGGCCGGCCCCTACGAGAACTGGCCGACCGGCAACGGCTTCGAGTACTTCTACGGCTTCCTCGCGGGCGAGGCGTCGCAGTACGAGCCCAACCTGGTGCGCAACACGACGTCGGTGCTGCCGCCGAAGTCGCCGGAGGAGGGGTATCACCTCAGCGAGGACATCGCCGACGATGCGATCTCGTGGCTGCGCGACCACAAGGCGCTCTCTCCCGACAAGCCCTTCTTCATGTACTGGGCGACCGGCGCCATCCACGGCCCGCACCACGTGCACAAGGAGTGGGCCGACAAGTACAAGGGCGTCTTCGACGACGGGTGGGACTCCTACCGGGAGGACGCGCTCGCCGGGGCGAAGGCGGCGGGCTGGGTGCCCGAGGATGCCGTGCTCACGCCCCGGCCCGACTCGCTGCAGGGCTGGGTCGACATCCCCGATCACCAGAAGCCGTTCCAGGCCCGTCTCATGGAGGTGTGCGCCGGGTTCGGCGAGCACGCCGACGTGCAGGCCGGCCGTGTGGTCGATGAGCTCGAGCGACTGGGGTACGCCGACGACACGATCGTCATCTACATCTGGGGCGACAACGGCTCATCGGGCGAGGGTCAGAACGGCACGATCAGCGAGCTGCTCGCGCAGAACATGATCCCGACCACGATCGACCAGCACATCGCGGCTCTCGAGGAGCTCGGCGGCCTCGACGCACTGGGCACGCCGGCGACGGACAACCAGTACCACGCGGCCTGGGCCTGGGCCGGCTCCTCGCCATACCAGGGCATGAAGCTGATGGCCTCGCACCTCGGCGGCACCCGCAACCCGATGTTCATCCAGTGGCCTGGGCGCATCGAGCACGACCCCGTGCCGCGCACCCAGTTCCACCACGTGATCGATCTGGCACCGACGATCTACGAGATCCTGGGCATCTCCCATCCCGACACGGTCAACGGCATCCCGCAGGACCCGATCGACGGCACGAGCTTCGCCTACTCGATCGACGACAAGGCCGCCGAGGGGCGGCACCGGGTGCAGTACTTCGAGATCATGGCGAGCCGGTCGATCTACGAGGACGGCTGGATCGCCTCGACGACCGGGCCGCGCCTGCCCTGGGTGCCCGGTGTGCCGGCGGGCATCCAGACCTGGACGCCCGCCGAAGACAAGTGGGAGCTCTACAACCTCGACGAGGACTGGAGCCAGTCGAAGGACCTCGCCGACCAGCACCCCGAGAAGCTCGCCGGGCTCAAGGAGCTCTTCGCGATCGAGGCGGCGAAGAACAAGGTGCTCCCCATCGGCGGCGGGCTCTGGGTCGTGCCCTTCCACCCGGAGCTGCGCATCTCCCCGCCGTACACCGAGTGGGAGTTCTCGGGCGAGACGTTCCGCGTGCCCGAGTTCTGTGCCCCCGCCCTGGGAAACAAGCCGAACATCGTGTCCATCGACGTGAAGGTCGGCGACATGGCCAACGGCGTCCTGTACAAGCTCGGCGGCGCGGGCGGCGGCCTCACGGCGTTCGTCGTCGACGGCGTCCTGACGTACGAGTACAACCTGTTCCTCGTGCAGCGGACGACCATCGCTGCCACCGAGACCCTCGCTCCCGGCGACCACACGATCGAGATCGAGACCTCGTACCTCGAACCGCGACCGGGCGGCCCGCTCAGCGTCGTGCTGCGCGTCGACGACGCCGAGGTCGCGTCGGGAACGGTGCCGGTCAGCGCGCCGCTGCTTTTCTCGGCCAACGACTGCCTCGACGTCGGCCGCGCGTACGGCGGCGCTGTGTCGCGGGCGTACGTCGACAAGATGCCGTTCGCCTTCGACGGCGAGATCGGCCGCGTGCACGTCGCGTACAAGGTGCCCGCCCAGGCGTAG
- a CDS encoding Rossmann-like and DUF2520 domain-containing protein: protein MPDSHSARALARVAIVGDGRVGRAMVSALRQAGVDVQGPLGRGATGERAGIVLLAVPDAEIGAAAALIAPGCVVGHFSGATTLEPLAPHEALSIHPLTTVTGETSFEGVPAALAGSTAEALAMAHALAGALGMRPFDVSDADRPAYHAAASIASNFLVTLECFAEDLAATAGVPREALAPLVRATVANWEGHGAAALTGPIARGDEQTVARQRAAVAERLPERAELFDALVAATRDLRARQGAGS, encoded by the coding sequence ATGCCGGACTCGCACTCCGCGCGCGCGCTTGCCCGCGTCGCGATCGTCGGCGACGGTCGCGTCGGTCGCGCGATGGTGTCCGCGCTCCGGCAAGCGGGTGTCGACGTGCAGGGTCCCCTCGGTCGCGGCGCGACGGGTGAACGCGCCGGCATCGTGCTGCTGGCGGTGCCGGATGCCGAGATCGGTGCGGCCGCGGCGCTCATCGCACCGGGCTGTGTCGTGGGGCATTTCTCGGGCGCGACGACGCTCGAGCCGCTCGCGCCGCACGAGGCGCTCAGCATCCATCCCCTCACCACCGTGACCGGCGAGACCTCCTTCGAGGGCGTGCCCGCGGCCCTCGCCGGCTCGACCGCGGAGGCCCTCGCCATGGCGCACGCGCTCGCCGGCGCGCTGGGGATGAGGCCGTTCGACGTATCCGACGCCGACCGGCCCGCGTACCACGCGGCAGCGTCGATCGCCTCGAACTTCCTCGTGACGCTCGAGTGCTTCGCCGAGGACCTCGCCGCGACCGCGGGCGTTCCCCGCGAGGCGCTCGCACCGCTCGTGCGCGCGACGGTCGCGAACTGGGAGGGGCACGGCGCCGCCGCCCTCACCGGTCCGATCGCCCGCGGCGACGAGCAGACCGTCGCCCGCCAGCGTGCCGCCGTGGCCGAGCGGCTCCCGGAGCGCGCCGAACTCTTCGACGCCCTGGTCGCCGCCACGCGCGACCTTCGCGCGCGGCAGGGAGCGGGCTCATGA
- the panC gene encoding pantoate--beta-alanine ligase, with translation MIVVRTVADLRAALRERRGGSIGLVPTMGALHEGHATLLRAARDTDETVVMTIFVNPAQFDEQSDLAAYPRTEDADLALAEAEGVDVVFAPETSEVYPDGFATTVSVGGAIAETLEGAERGRAHFDGVATVVTKLMLAALPDHAYFGAKDAQQVAVIRRFVADLGIPVTLVVCPTSRDADGLARSSRNTRLSPEERARALAIPHALQEVTDAAAAGIADTEALHARALATLEASGIRPEYVAFVDPLTFAPVSVVDGPVLVAIAARVGSTRLIDNTVLGGA, from the coding sequence ATGATCGTCGTCCGCACCGTCGCCGACCTGCGCGCCGCGCTGCGGGAGCGCCGTGGCGGCAGCATCGGCCTCGTCCCGACGATGGGCGCCCTCCACGAGGGGCACGCGACCCTTCTGCGTGCTGCCCGCGACACCGACGAGACCGTCGTCATGACGATCTTCGTCAACCCGGCGCAGTTCGACGAGCAGTCCGACCTCGCCGCGTACCCCCGCACCGAGGACGCCGACCTCGCGCTCGCCGAGGCCGAGGGAGTCGACGTCGTCTTCGCCCCGGAGACCTCCGAGGTCTATCCCGACGGCTTCGCCACCACCGTGAGCGTCGGCGGCGCGATCGCCGAGACCCTCGAGGGCGCCGAGCGCGGCCGTGCGCACTTCGACGGCGTTGCGACGGTCGTGACGAAGCTGATGCTCGCGGCGCTTCCCGACCACGCGTACTTCGGCGCGAAGGACGCCCAGCAGGTCGCGGTCATCCGCCGCTTCGTGGCCGACCTCGGCATCCCGGTCACCCTCGTCGTGTGTCCCACGTCGCGCGACGCGGACGGCCTCGCCCGCTCCAGTCGCAACACCCGCCTCTCGCCCGAAGAGCGCGCGCGGGCGCTCGCGATCCCGCATGCCCTCCAGGAGGTGACGGATGCTGCGGCCGCCGGCATCGCCGACACCGAGGCGCTGCACGCCCGAGCGCTGGCGACGCTCGAGGCATCCGGCATCCGTCCCGAGTACGTCGCCTTCGTCGACCCGCTCACATTCGCCCCCGTCTCGGTCGTCGACGGACCGGTGCTGGTCGCGATCGCGGCCCGCGTCGGCAGCACGCGGCTCATAGACAACACCGTCCTAGGAGGTGCGTGA
- the panB gene encoding 3-methyl-2-oxobutanoate hydroxymethyltransferase, translated as MRAQVTLQRLAEMKARREPIVMVTAYDYPTARVAEQAEVDMVLVGDSGAQVVLGHDSTVAVTVDEMLVLAGAVRRGVQSAFVVADLPFGSTEVSDEQAVTTAIRFVKEAGADAVKLEGGGGARLSRIRAIAEAGIPVVAHVGLTPQTAVALGGLRAQGRTAESAARIVRESLAVQDAGASVLVIEAVPADVAAVVLPALEIPVIGIGAGPADGQVLVIHDLLGITEGKTAAFVKRYGAIGPDMVAGVAAYAREVRGGVFPGPEHGYSATDVAIEAARAELDARSRD; from the coding sequence ATGCGCGCACAGGTCACCCTGCAGCGACTCGCCGAGATGAAGGCGCGCCGCGAGCCGATCGTGATGGTCACGGCATACGACTACCCGACCGCTCGGGTTGCGGAGCAGGCCGAGGTCGACATGGTGCTCGTCGGCGACTCCGGCGCGCAGGTGGTGCTCGGGCACGATTCCACCGTCGCAGTCACCGTTGACGAGATGCTCGTGCTCGCCGGCGCCGTGCGCCGCGGCGTGCAGTCGGCGTTCGTCGTGGCCGACCTGCCGTTCGGGTCGACCGAGGTGTCGGACGAGCAGGCGGTCACGACCGCGATCCGGTTCGTCAAGGAGGCAGGCGCCGACGCCGTCAAGCTCGAGGGCGGGGGAGGGGCGCGGCTCAGCCGCATCCGAGCGATCGCCGAGGCGGGCATCCCGGTCGTCGCGCACGTGGGCCTCACGCCACAGACGGCGGTGGCTCTCGGGGGCCTTCGCGCCCAGGGGCGCACCGCGGAGTCGGCCGCCCGCATCGTGCGCGAGTCCCTCGCCGTGCAGGACGCCGGCGCGAGCGTGCTCGTCATCGAAGCGGTGCCCGCCGATGTCGCCGCCGTCGTGCTGCCGGCGCTCGAGATCCCGGTGATCGGCATCGGCGCCGGACCCGCCGACGGCCAGGTGCTCGTGATCCACGACCTGCTCGGCATCACCGAGGGCAAGACCGCGGCGTTCGTCAAGCGCTACGGCGCCATCGGGCCCGACATGGTGGCCGGCGTCGCCGCTTACGCCCGCGAGGTTCGGGGCGGGGTATTTCCCGGCCCCGAGCACGGGTACTCGGCCACCGACGTCGCGATCGAGGCCGCCCGCGCCGAGCTCGACGCCCGCTCGCGCGACTGA
- a CDS encoding ATP-binding protein, producing MAGWRIRDYHADDVDGILRLWEQVTAEGVVPVYSLSEVLTSCAKDHAVVAVVGEQVVGAAIGRAAHAQGWVVFLATASHARGVGIGSSLLAALEARMAPQGISKLSALMPAAETRMGAFLHQGFELMQDLHYFERHIPVQREELKRLAELGGRVLPRGLWDAVGGMNTEKELLERRVVLPLAQSELAERFGVVPPRAIVLFGPPGTGKTTFAKAIASRLEWSFVEVFPSRLASHPGGLAGALRETFATIAELEHAVVFIDEVEEIASHRQGEPPSPTQGVTNELLKIIPAFREQPGRLLICATNFIRSLDAAFLRHGRFDYVIPIGLPDQQARDAIWRRYIPEAAVGIDVPELVTMTDGFSPADIEFAARKASQSALENAVDSGSSEPEGPFMDDYTAAIAGTRATVSAQVAADFLEDIETVGRL from the coding sequence ATGGCAGGCTGGCGCATCCGTGACTATCACGCCGACGACGTCGACGGCATTCTCCGGCTCTGGGAGCAGGTCACCGCCGAGGGCGTCGTGCCGGTGTACAGCCTGTCCGAGGTGCTCACGTCGTGCGCGAAGGATCACGCCGTGGTCGCCGTCGTGGGCGAGCAGGTCGTCGGCGCCGCGATCGGCCGGGCGGCGCACGCGCAGGGCTGGGTCGTCTTCCTCGCCACCGCCTCGCACGCGCGGGGCGTGGGCATCGGCTCCTCCCTCCTCGCCGCGCTGGAGGCGCGCATGGCACCGCAGGGCATCTCCAAGCTGTCCGCGCTCATGCCGGCCGCCGAGACCCGGATGGGCGCATTCCTGCACCAGGGCTTCGAGCTGATGCAGGACCTGCACTACTTCGAGCGGCACATCCCGGTGCAGCGCGAAGAGCTCAAGCGCCTCGCCGAGCTCGGCGGCCGCGTGCTGCCTCGCGGACTGTGGGACGCGGTGGGCGGCATGAACACCGAGAAGGAACTGCTCGAGCGGCGGGTGGTGCTGCCGCTCGCCCAGTCCGAGCTCGCAGAGCGCTTCGGTGTCGTGCCGCCGCGCGCGATCGTGCTGTTCGGACCGCCCGGCACCGGCAAGACGACGTTCGCGAAAGCGATCGCCTCCCGACTGGAGTGGTCGTTCGTCGAGGTGTTCCCGTCGCGCCTCGCGTCGCACCCCGGCGGGCTGGCGGGGGCGCTGCGCGAGACGTTCGCGACCATCGCCGAGCTCGAGCACGCCGTCGTCTTCATCGACGAGGTGGAGGAGATCGCCTCGCACCGGCAGGGCGAGCCGCCGTCTCCCACGCAGGGCGTCACGAACGAGCTGCTCAAGATCATTCCGGCCTTCCGTGAGCAGCCGGGACGCCTCCTGATCTGCGCGACGAACTTCATCAGGTCGTTGGATGCCGCGTTCCTCCGCCACGGCCGCTTCGACTACGTGATCCCGATCGGCCTTCCTGACCAGCAGGCCCGCGATGCGATCTGGCGCCGGTACATCCCGGAGGCCGCCGTGGGGATCGACGTGCCGGAGCTGGTCACGATGACCGACGGGTTCTCTCCCGCCGACATCGAGTTCGCGGCGCGCAAGGCGTCGCAGTCGGCCCTGGAGAACGCTGTGGACTCGGGTTCGTCCGAGCCCGAAGGGCCGTTCATGGACGACTACACCGCCGCGATCGCCGGCACCCGCGCCACGGTCTCGGCCCAGGTCGCCGCCGACTTCCTCGAGGACATCGAGACGGTCGGCCGCCTATAG
- a CDS encoding Gfo/Idh/MocA family protein produces MATTSSGVVGVGIIGAGNISDQYLTHLSSFPDVRVIAIGDVLEQRARAQAEKYGVPHAGGVDVVLSDPDVDIVVNLTIPAVHVEVSEAIIAAGKHVWTEKPIGIDREESARLLRTADAAGLRVGVAPDTVLGPGVQTAKRAIARGDIGRPLFATTTFQWQGPELWHPNPAFLYAKGAGPLLDMGPYYVSTLVHVFGPVASVAALGLRGVPTRTVKSGELAGQEFPVEIPSTLSVLMDFEQGGHAQSLYSTDSPLKRHGIVEINGTEGTIVIPDPNKFGGDISIIRPLTDATVGEQEILEVPQEGVLAGRGLGLLDMARSIRDGRPHIATGEFGYHVLDTLLSIEEAAASRTYVDVASTLGGVGSLPADFDPLAATL; encoded by the coding sequence ATGGCGACGACTTCCTCCGGAGTCGTCGGCGTCGGCATCATCGGCGCGGGCAACATCAGCGACCAGTATCTGACGCACCTGTCGAGCTTCCCCGACGTGCGCGTCATCGCGATCGGCGACGTCCTCGAGCAGCGCGCCAGGGCGCAGGCCGAGAAGTACGGCGTGCCGCACGCCGGCGGCGTGGATGTCGTACTGAGCGACCCGGACGTCGACATCGTCGTGAACCTCACGATCCCGGCCGTGCATGTCGAGGTCTCCGAGGCGATCATCGCCGCCGGCAAGCACGTGTGGACCGAGAAGCCCATCGGCATCGACCGCGAGGAGTCGGCGCGACTGCTCAGGACGGCGGATGCCGCGGGCCTGCGCGTCGGCGTCGCGCCCGACACCGTGCTCGGCCCGGGCGTGCAGACGGCCAAGCGTGCGATCGCGCGCGGCGACATCGGCCGCCCGCTGTTCGCGACGACGACCTTCCAGTGGCAGGGCCCCGAACTCTGGCACCCGAACCCCGCCTTCCTCTACGCGAAGGGCGCCGGCCCTCTGCTCGACATGGGGCCGTACTACGTCTCCACGCTCGTGCACGTCTTCGGTCCGGTCGCGTCGGTCGCCGCTCTCGGGCTCCGGGGCGTCCCGACCCGCACCGTCAAGTCCGGCGAGCTCGCCGGCCAGGAGTTCCCGGTCGAGATCCCGTCGACCCTGTCGGTGCTGATGGACTTCGAGCAGGGCGGTCACGCGCAGAGCCTCTACAGCACCGACTCGCCGCTCAAGCGCCACGGCATCGTCGAGATCAACGGCACCGAGGGAACGATCGTGATCCCCGACCCGAACAAGTTCGGCGGCGACATCTCGATCATCCGTCCGCTCACCGACGCGACGGTGGGCGAGCAGGAGATCCTCGAGGTGCCGCAGGAGGGCGTGCTCGCCGGTCGCGGCCTGGGCCTGCTCGACATGGCGCGCTCGATCCGCGACGGCCGCCCGCACATCGCCACCGGCGAGTTCGGCTACCACGTGCTCGACACCCTGCTGTCGATCGAAGAGGCGGCCGCGTCGCGCACCTACGTCGACGTCGCGAGCACCCTCGGCGGGGTCGGCTCGCTCCCCGCGGACTTCGACCCGCTCGCCGCGACGCTCTGA
- a CDS encoding sugar phosphate isomerase/epimerase family protein — protein sequence MPVQTSIQLFTVREALDADLDGTLAELASRGFTAAEPYDFVHRAEPLAAALKANRIAAPTGHAFLASTSFIGPDGTTTTRAVPAAEAVFDAAETLGMTTVIEPYTDPALWQSREHIADIAQQLNAAAELGAARGIRVGYHNHAHELEATFDGKTGLELLADLLDERVVLEIDLYWVARAGIDSPTLLRTLGDRVIAVHVKDGTLEAEAVAAYPPADQVPAGQGVVPLAEAIAAAPALEVAIVEFDHFDGDLFGAVEKSRVFLEETLSEKAAV from the coding sequence ATGCCGGTCCAGACATCCATCCAGCTGTTCACCGTCCGCGAGGCTCTCGACGCCGACCTCGACGGCACCCTGGCCGAGCTCGCCTCGCGCGGCTTCACCGCCGCCGAGCCCTACGACTTCGTCCACCGGGCCGAGCCCCTCGCTGCCGCGCTGAAGGCGAACCGCATCGCCGCGCCGACCGGCCACGCGTTCCTCGCCTCGACATCGTTCATCGGCCCCGACGGCACGACGACGACCCGCGCGGTTCCCGCCGCGGAGGCCGTCTTCGACGCCGCCGAGACCCTCGGCATGACCACGGTCATCGAGCCCTACACCGACCCCGCGCTGTGGCAGAGCCGGGAGCACATCGCCGACATCGCCCAGCAGCTCAACGCCGCGGCCGAGCTCGGCGCGGCCCGCGGCATCCGTGTCGGCTACCACAACCACGCGCACGAGCTCGAGGCGACCTTCGACGGCAAGACCGGCCTCGAACTCCTGGCCGACCTTCTCGACGAGCGCGTCGTGCTCGAGATCGACCTGTACTGGGTCGCCCGCGCCGGTATCGACTCGCCGACCCTCCTGCGCACCCTCGGCGACCGCGTGATCGCCGTCCACGTCAAGGACGGCACGCTCGAGGCCGAGGCCGTCGCCGCCTACCCGCCGGCCGATCAGGTCCCCGCCGGCCAGGGCGTCGTCCCGCTCGCCGAGGCGATCGCCGCGGCGCCGGCCCTCGAGGTCGCGATCGTCGAGTTCGACCACTTCGACGGCGACCTGTTCGGCGCGGTCGAGAAGAGTCGCGTCTTCCTCGAGGAGACGCTCAGCGAGAAGGCAGCCGTCTGA
- a CDS encoding TetR/AcrR family transcriptional regulator yields the protein MADEEHQATLRGSYAKGVARRQEILDRAIEVFAERGSDRTSLRAIAQEVGVTHAALKHYFGSLEELLIAVYRQSEARGDDREPTPPDVTPTELLRRWSDANHEVQGLVQLYSSLVASALAEGHPAAREFATERFARVRAEIAERVRHNQRAGRIRADVDPMATAALVIAASDGLQTQWLLDPDAPQDAALALLDQLLSEPARAEHPAN from the coding sequence ATGGCCGACGAGGAGCACCAGGCGACCCTGCGCGGGTCGTACGCGAAGGGCGTCGCCCGTCGCCAGGAGATCCTCGATCGCGCCATCGAGGTGTTCGCGGAGCGCGGCTCGGACCGCACGAGCCTCCGGGCCATCGCCCAGGAGGTCGGCGTGACTCACGCCGCGCTGAAGCACTACTTCGGGTCGCTCGAGGAGCTCCTGATCGCCGTCTACCGGCAGTCCGAGGCGCGCGGCGACGACCGGGAGCCCACCCCGCCCGACGTGACGCCCACCGAGCTCCTTCGCCGGTGGAGCGACGCGAACCATGAGGTGCAGGGCCTCGTGCAGCTCTACTCGTCGCTCGTCGCCTCGGCCCTGGCAGAGGGGCACCCCGCCGCTCGCGAGTTCGCGACGGAGCGCTTCGCGCGCGTGCGCGCCGAGATCGCCGAACGCGTGCGGCACAATCAGCGCGCGGGCCGCATCCGGGCCGACGTCGACCCGATGGCCACCGCAGCGCTGGTGATCGCCGCATCCGACGGTCTGCAGACCCAGTGGCTGCTCGACCCCGACGCTCCGCAGGACGCCGCGCTCGCCCTCCTCGACCAGCTGCTCTCGGAGCCGGCGCGCGCCGAGCATCCGGCGAACTGA